The Catenulispora sp. GP43 genome has a window encoding:
- the katG gene encoding catalase/peroxidase HPI, with amino-acid sequence MSENHGDIDVDIDHGAQASVGCPVQHGRAAHPTAGGGNRQWWPNRLNLKILAKNPAVANPNGADFDYAAAFNTLDLAAVKADIAAVLSDSRPWWPADFGNYGPFMIRMAWHSAGTYRVHDGRGGGGTGQQRFAPLDSWPDNASLDKARRLLWPVKKKYGQSLSWADLIILTGNVALEEMGFQTFGFAGGRPDVWEPDDDVYWGPEQVWLDDQRYTGDRKLEEPLAAVQMGLIYVNPEGPNGNPDPVAAARDIRETFGRMAMNDEETVALIAGGHTFGKTHGAGPSEAVGPDPEDAPIEQQGLGWKSSHGTGVGADAITSGLEGIWTNTPTQWDNSFFEILFGYEWELFKSPAGANQWRPKENAGAGTVPDAFDGSKTHQPTMLTTDLSLRMDPIYEPISRRFKDDPQAFADAFARAWFKLTHRDMGPIERYLGPEVPSERLSWQDPVPAVDHPLIDDADAAALKASILASGLTVQQLVTTAWAAAASFRGSDKRGGVNGARIRLEPQSGWEVNEPEKLAPVLGKLEGVVSAFNAGAAGGKKVSLADVIALAGAAGVEKAAKDAGFDVTVPFHPGRTDATQEQTDIESVSYLEPRADGFRNYQGKDTALPAEYLLLDKANLLNLSAPELTVLVGGLRVLGANHGGSTAGVFTDTPGKLTNDFFVNLLDLDTTWKPVDADATTFEGSDASGTVKWTGTRADLVFGSNSELRALAEVYAGDDAKEKFAKEFAAAFGKVLELDRYDLHK; translated from the coding sequence ATGTCTGAGAACCATGGCGACATCGACGTCGACATCGATCACGGCGCCCAGGCGAGTGTCGGCTGCCCCGTGCAGCACGGAAGGGCGGCGCACCCGACCGCCGGCGGCGGCAACCGGCAGTGGTGGCCGAACCGCCTGAACTTGAAGATCCTGGCGAAGAACCCGGCGGTGGCGAACCCGAACGGCGCGGACTTCGACTACGCCGCGGCGTTCAACACGCTGGACCTGGCCGCGGTGAAGGCCGACATCGCCGCGGTGCTGTCGGACTCGCGCCCGTGGTGGCCGGCCGACTTCGGCAACTACGGCCCGTTCATGATCCGCATGGCCTGGCACAGCGCCGGCACCTACCGCGTGCACGACGGCCGCGGCGGCGGCGGCACCGGCCAGCAGCGCTTCGCCCCGCTGGACTCCTGGCCGGACAACGCCAGCCTGGACAAGGCCCGCCGCCTGCTGTGGCCGGTGAAGAAGAAGTACGGCCAGTCGCTGTCCTGGGCCGACCTGATCATCCTGACCGGCAACGTGGCGCTGGAGGAGATGGGCTTCCAGACCTTCGGCTTCGCCGGCGGCCGTCCCGACGTCTGGGAGCCGGACGACGACGTCTACTGGGGCCCGGAGCAGGTGTGGCTGGACGACCAGCGCTACACCGGCGACCGCAAGCTGGAGGAGCCGCTGGCCGCCGTCCAGATGGGCCTGATCTACGTCAACCCCGAGGGCCCCAACGGCAACCCGGACCCGGTGGCCGCGGCCCGCGACATCCGCGAGACCTTCGGCCGGATGGCGATGAACGACGAGGAGACCGTCGCACTGATCGCCGGCGGCCACACCTTCGGCAAGACCCACGGCGCGGGCCCGTCCGAAGCCGTCGGCCCCGACCCCGAGGACGCCCCGATCGAGCAGCAGGGCCTGGGCTGGAAGAGCTCGCACGGCACCGGTGTCGGCGCCGACGCGATCACCTCCGGCCTGGAGGGCATCTGGACCAACACCCCGACGCAGTGGGACAACAGCTTCTTCGAGATCCTGTTCGGCTACGAGTGGGAGCTGTTCAAGAGCCCGGCCGGCGCCAACCAGTGGCGGCCGAAGGAGAACGCCGGCGCGGGCACCGTCCCGGACGCCTTCGACGGCTCCAAGACGCACCAGCCGACCATGCTCACCACCGACCTGTCGCTGCGCATGGACCCGATCTACGAGCCGATCTCGCGCCGGTTCAAGGACGACCCGCAGGCCTTCGCCGACGCCTTCGCCCGCGCCTGGTTCAAGCTCACCCACCGCGACATGGGCCCGATCGAGCGCTACCTGGGCCCGGAGGTCCCCAGCGAGCGCCTGTCCTGGCAGGACCCGGTCCCGGCCGTCGACCACCCGCTGATCGACGACGCGGACGCCGCGGCCCTCAAGGCGAGCATCCTGGCCTCGGGCCTGACGGTGCAGCAGCTGGTCACCACGGCCTGGGCGGCGGCCGCCTCCTTCCGCGGCAGCGACAAGCGCGGTGGCGTCAACGGCGCCCGCATCCGGCTGGAGCCGCAGTCCGGCTGGGAGGTCAACGAGCCGGAGAAGCTGGCCCCGGTGCTCGGCAAGCTCGAGGGCGTCGTCTCGGCGTTCAACGCCGGCGCGGCCGGCGGCAAGAAGGTCTCGCTGGCCGACGTGATCGCCCTGGCCGGCGCCGCCGGCGTGGAGAAGGCCGCGAAGGACGCCGGCTTCGACGTCACCGTGCCCTTCCACCCGGGCCGCACCGACGCCACGCAGGAGCAGACCGACATCGAGTCGGTGTCCTACCTGGAGCCGCGCGCCGACGGCTTCCGCAACTACCAGGGCAAGGACACCGCCCTGCCGGCGGAGTACCTGCTGCTGGACAAGGCGAACCTGCTCAACCTGTCCGCGCCGGAGCTGACCGTCCTGGTCGGCGGCCTGCGGGTGCTCGGCGCGAACCACGGCGGCAGCACCGCCGGCGTGTTCACCGACACCCCCGGCAAGCTGACGAACGACTTCTTCGTCAACCTGCTGGACCTGGACACCACCTGGAAGCCGGTCGACGCCGACGCCACCACGTTCGAGGGCAGCGACGCCTCCGGCACGGTGAAGTGGACCGGCACCCGCGCCGACCTGGTGTTCGGCTCGAACTCCGAGCTGCGCGCGCTGGCCGAGGTGTACGCGGGCGACGACGCGAAGGAGAAGTTCGCGAAGGAGTTCGCAGCGGCGTTCGGCAAGGTGCTGGAGCTGGACCGGTACGACCTGCACAAGTAA
- a CDS encoding Fur family transcriptional regulator: MTASHPPTAAQELRGAGLRVTAARVALLETVRGGDHLDADAIASGVRERVGHVSLQAVYEALHALTAARLVRRIEPAGSPARYEGRVGDNHHHLVCRSCGTVVDVDCAVGAAPCLDPVDDHGFTIDEAEVVYWGLCPDCAVPDGPRG; the protein is encoded by the coding sequence ATGACCGCATCGCACCCGCCGACCGCCGCGCAGGAGTTGCGCGGCGCCGGACTCCGGGTGACCGCGGCTCGCGTGGCCCTGCTCGAGACCGTGCGCGGCGGCGACCATCTGGACGCCGACGCCATCGCCTCCGGGGTGCGCGAGCGGGTCGGCCACGTCTCCCTGCAGGCCGTCTACGAGGCGCTGCACGCGCTGACCGCCGCCCGGCTGGTGCGGCGGATCGAGCCGGCCGGCAGCCCCGCGCGCTACGAGGGCCGGGTCGGTGACAACCACCACCACCTCGTGTGCCGGAGCTGCGGGACGGTGGTGGACGTGGACTGCGCCGTCGGCGCGGCCCCCTGCCTGGACCCGGTCGACGACCACGGCTTCACCATCGACGAGGCCGAGGTCGTCTATTGGGGCCTGTGCCCCGACTGCGCCGTCCCGGACGGCCCCCGGGGGTAG